One window of the Lasioglossum baleicum chromosome 8, iyLasBale1, whole genome shotgun sequence genome contains the following:
- the LOC143211119 gene encoding cilia- and flagella-associated protein 58-like: MKQEEKSLRLVIQRAEADIGRHMKDIENIMNERDILGTQLVRRNDELSLQYSRIKVLHGTLQRGEAQYNQRLEDIRLLKLEVKNLRTEKTLLTKSITNMSDLRQEVFHLNRDLTRERLKVMALEEEVQTPLNIHRWRKLEGSDPSTYELLKKIQILQKRVIKMASELVDKEKQIKDTEKLYMNLREILSKHPGPQVTVSLNETQKALRARGQKMKCLLAEVSMYEVQIGEYQVGLDRMSGEMTELKRKYYTQKRLLQKSRGSKPKTPGEPLLPVMRQSSSARQFCGGGFKMAVPTPRNCITADTGVCR; this comes from the exons ATGAAGCAGGAGGAGAAGAGCCTGAGGCTGGTGATCCAGCGGGCGGAGGCGGATATTGGACGTCACATGAAGGACATCGAGAATATCATGAACGAGAGGGACATCCTCGGCACACAATTGGTCAGGCGGAACGATGAACTCAGCCTCCAGTATAGCAGGATCAAAGTGTTACACGGCACCCTGCAACGGGGCGAGGCGCAGTATAATCAAAGATTGGAGGACATCAGGCTGCTGAAGCTCGAGGTGAAGAATCTGAGGACCGAGAAGACGCTGCTGACCAAGAGCATTACGAACATGAGCGACCTGCGTCAGGAAGTCTTTCATTTGAACAGGGATCTGACCAGAGAGAGATTGAAGGTGATGGCGCTCGAGGAGGAGGTGCAGACGCCGTTGAACATTCACAGGTGGCGCAAGCTCGAG GGATCCGATCCATCTACGTATGAGCTGCTGAAGAAGATTCAGATTCTACAGAAGCGTGTTATAAAAATGGCTTCCGAGTTGGTCGATAAGGAAAAGCAGATCAAGGACACCGAGAAGTTGTACATGAACCTTCGTGAAATTCTATCGAAGCATCCGGGACCTCAGGTGACGGTTTCCCTCAACGAAACTCAGAAAGCATTGCGCGCAAGGGGACAGAAGATGAAG TGCCTGCTGGCGGAGGTGAGCATGTACGAGGTCCAAATCGGCGAGTACCAGGTCGGGTTGGACAGGATGAGCGGGGAGATGACCGAGTTGAAGAGGAAGTACTATACTCAGAAGAGGCTCTTGCAAAAGTCGAGAGGATCGAAGCCCAAAACCCCTGGCGAGCCTCTGCTTCCGGTGATGAGGCAATCATCTTCCGCGAGACAGTTCTGCGGGGGTGGCTTCAAAATGGCGGTTCCAACCCCTAGGAACTGCATCACCGCGGACACCGGTGTCTGCAGATAA